In Vigna angularis cultivar LongXiaoDou No.4 chromosome 8, ASM1680809v1, whole genome shotgun sequence, one DNA window encodes the following:
- the LOC108346115 gene encoding auxin-responsive protein IAA27 — protein MSVPLEQGYVGLSEVSAMESSDKFSTSGGLNLKATELRLGLPGSESPERDGGVEEKNGHPLGMVKNLVSGAKRGFSDTIDGGSGKWLLSGNGGSEVDLGKDCGLFSPRGIGAGAAKAESANQQISVVKDKVPLPPKPLNEKKPQISAPTAKEQVVGWPPIRSFRKNSMATQPQKNDDDAEAKSGCLYVKVSMDGAPYLRKVDLKNFATYMELSSALEKMFSCFTIRQCGSHGVSGRDKLSESRLMDLLHGSEYVLTYEDKDGDWMLVGDVPWEMFTGSCKRLRIMKSSEAIGLAPRAMEKCKSRN, from the exons ATGTCTGTGCCATTGGAACAAGGCTATGTAGGGTTATCAGAGGTTTCTGCAATGGAAAGTTCTGACAAGTTTTCTACTAGTGGTGGCTTGAACCTCAAGGCTACTGAGCTGAGGCTTGGTTTACCAGGTTCCGAGTCACCGGAGAGAGATGGGGGTGTGGAAGAAAAAAATGGGCACCCTTTAGGCATGGTCAAGAATTTGGTGTCTGGGGCCAAGAGGGGTTTCTCAGACACCATTGATGGGGGTTCTGGGAAATGGCTTCTCTCAGGGAATGGTGGATCTGAGGTGGATTTGGGAAAAGATTGTGGCTTGTTCTCACCAAGGGGTATTGGTGCTGGTGCTGCCAAGGCTGAGTCTGCCAACCAACAAATTTCTGTTGTAAAAGATAAAGTTCCTCTGCCTCCAAAACCGTTGAATGAGAAGAAACCTCAGATATCTGCTCCTACTGCAAA GGAACAGGTTGTGGGATGGCCACCAATTCGATCTTTCAGGAAGAACTCAATGGCCACTCAGCCTCAGAAGAATGATGATGATGCAGAAGCCAAGTCAGGGTGCCTTTATGTGAAAGTTAGCATGGATGGTGCTCCATACTTGAGGAAAGTGGATCTCAAAAACTTTGCCACTTACATGGAACTGTCTTCAGCACTGGAAAAGATGTTTAGTTGTTTTACAATCa GACAATGTGGTTCTCATGGAGTTTCTGGTCGAGATAAGTTGAGTGAAAGTAGATTGATGGATCTGCTTCATGGTTCAGAATATGTTCTCACCTATGAAGACAAGGATGGTGATTGGATGCTAGTTGGTGATGTTCCATGGGA gaTGTTCACTGGCTCATGCAAGAGGCTGAGGATAATGAAAAGTTCTGAAGCAATTGGACTAG CACCAAGAGCCATGGAAAAATGCAAAAGTCGCAACTAG